In Amycolatopsis coloradensis, one genomic interval encodes:
- a CDS encoding VOC family protein, whose translation MAYDFQVTVDSAHPHDLADWWAEMLGWRVEESNEEFIREMIAKGYASEEATTTHNGVLVWKDGAAIVHPETGQRFLFQLVPEGKTVKNRLHLDIRMGAGKIEAELERLTARGATFLHRGKQGPAEWITIADPEGNELCLS comes from the coding sequence ATGGCGTATGACTTCCAGGTGACCGTGGACTCCGCTCATCCGCACGACCTCGCCGACTGGTGGGCCGAGATGCTCGGGTGGCGGGTCGAGGAGAGCAACGAGGAGTTCATCCGCGAGATGATCGCCAAGGGGTATGCCTCCGAGGAAGCGACGACCACGCACAACGGTGTCCTGGTGTGGAAGGACGGCGCGGCGATCGTCCACCCGGAGACCGGACAGCGGTTCCTCTTCCAGCTGGTACCCGAGGGGAAGACGGTCAAGAACCGGCTGCACCTCGACATCCGGATGGGGGCGGGCAAGATCGAGGCCGAACTCGAGCGGCTGACCGCGCGCGGTGCGACGTTCCTGCACCGCGGCAAGCAAGGGCCCGCGGAGTGGATCACCATCGCGGACCCGGAGGGCAACGAACTCTGCCTCTCCTGA
- a CDS encoding GntR family transcriptional regulator — protein sequence MSTPAAEETLARDRPLLERSGTAERVAEILRQRITEGVFPPGSRLSEPSISAALGVSRNTLRESFQLLAHERLAVHELNRGVFVRELTAQDISDLYVMRRVTECGALRRAAELSTVDLSAIEAAVREGRAAADEGDWQAVGTASIAFHQAVGDLADSERVSTTMRQVLAETRLFFVLAENTRAFFEPFLERHERILRDLERGRFGPAETALEQYLRDAEKQLLAAYGRRDS from the coding sequence ATGTCCACTCCTGCCGCCGAGGAGACACTGGCCCGCGACAGACCCTTGCTCGAACGGAGCGGCACAGCGGAACGGGTCGCCGAGATCCTGCGCCAGCGCATCACCGAAGGCGTCTTTCCGCCCGGGTCGAGGCTTTCGGAACCGTCGATCAGCGCCGCACTGGGCGTCTCGCGCAACACGCTGCGCGAGTCCTTCCAGCTCCTGGCGCACGAACGGCTCGCGGTGCACGAACTCAACCGCGGCGTATTCGTCCGCGAACTGACCGCGCAGGATATCTCGGATCTCTACGTGATGAGGAGGGTCACCGAATGCGGTGCGCTGCGGCGCGCGGCCGAGCTGTCCACTGTGGATCTGTCGGCGATCGAGGCCGCGGTCCGGGAGGGCCGTGCCGCGGCCGACGAAGGCGATTGGCAGGCCGTCGGGACCGCGAGTATCGCGTTCCACCAGGCGGTGGGCGACCTGGCGGACAGCGAGCGGGTCAGCACTACGATGCGCCAGGTCCTGGCGGAGACGCGGCTGTTCTTCGTGCTGGCGGAGAACACGCGGGCGTTCTTCGAGCCGTTTTTGGAGCGGCACGAGCGGATCCTGCGGGATCTGGAGCGGGGGCGCTTCGGACCGGCTGAGACGGCGCTGGAGCAGTACCTGCGGGATGCGGAGAAGCAGCTTCTGGCCGCTTACGGCCGCCGGGACTCGTGA
- a CDS encoding aspartate aminotransferase family protein — MVSSASARNPLWHPFADMGAVDGDRLVITRGEGSYVWDDEGKRYFDATASLWYANFGHGREEITQAVADQLRTLDSYNLFGYNANEPALKLAERVSALAPEPGSKVFFGSGGGDVIDTAVKIARSYFAHLGRPEKVHVIGRVQGYHGTHGFGTAVGGIAANAAGFGPLPGDISHVPYDSAEALEAEILRVGPERVAAFFCEPVIGAGGVLLPPDGYIETVAEICRRHDVLFVADCVIAAFGRLGTWFGIDRWAVKPDMITTAKGITGGTIPLGALIVAPTVAEPFFTGAPGAPVLRHGATYAGHPVACAAGNATLDIYERDGLILRGRELEKPLADALSGLASHPLVAEVRAGLGFLGAVELKAEVIEANPGAANRLQRLARDEGVLVRNLAKGIAVSPPLIAGETELDLLATALPRALDKLV; from the coding sequence ATGGTTTCGTCGGCGTCCGCGCGCAATCCGCTGTGGCACCCCTTCGCGGACATGGGAGCGGTCGACGGCGACCGGCTCGTCATCACCCGCGGTGAGGGTTCCTACGTCTGGGACGACGAGGGCAAGCGGTATTTCGACGCGACGGCGTCACTCTGGTACGCGAACTTCGGGCACGGGCGCGAGGAGATCACGCAGGCCGTCGCGGACCAATTGCGGACGCTCGATTCGTACAACCTGTTCGGTTACAACGCCAACGAGCCCGCGCTGAAGCTCGCCGAGCGCGTTTCCGCGCTCGCACCCGAACCGGGCTCGAAGGTCTTCTTCGGATCGGGCGGCGGTGACGTCATCGACACCGCGGTCAAGATCGCCCGTTCGTATTTCGCGCACCTCGGGCGGCCGGAGAAGGTGCACGTCATCGGCCGAGTGCAGGGGTACCACGGCACACACGGTTTCGGCACGGCCGTCGGCGGCATCGCGGCCAACGCGGCGGGTTTCGGGCCGCTGCCGGGTGACATCTCGCATGTGCCCTATGACAGTGCCGAAGCGCTCGAAGCGGAGATCCTGCGGGTCGGCCCGGAGCGGGTCGCGGCTTTCTTCTGCGAACCGGTGATCGGTGCGGGCGGCGTCCTGCTTCCCCCGGACGGATACATCGAGACGGTCGCCGAGATCTGCCGCAGACACGACGTGCTGTTCGTCGCGGACTGTGTGATCGCCGCGTTCGGGCGGCTCGGAACCTGGTTCGGGATCGACCGGTGGGCCGTGAAACCGGACATGATCACGACCGCGAAGGGCATCACCGGCGGCACGATCCCGCTCGGCGCGCTGATCGTCGCGCCGACGGTGGCCGAACCGTTCTTCACCGGCGCGCCGGGTGCGCCGGTGCTGCGGCACGGCGCGACCTACGCCGGGCATCCGGTCGCGTGCGCCGCGGGGAACGCGACGCTGGACATCTACGAGCGCGACGGGCTCATCCTGCGCGGACGGGAGCTGGAGAAGCCGCTGGCGGACGCGCTTTCCGGGCTGGCTTCGCATCCGTTGGTGGCGGAGGTCCGGGCCGGGCTGGGCTTCCTCGGCGCTGTCGAGCTGAAGGCCGAAGTCATCGAGGCGAACCCCGGCGCGGCGAACCGGCTGCAGCGGCTGGCGCGGGACGAAGGCGTCCTCGTGCGGAACCTGGCCAAGGGGATCGCGGTGTCACCGCCGCTGATCGCCGGTGAGACCGAACTCGACCTGCTCGCGACGGCTTTGCCGCGTGCGCTGGACAAGCTCGTCTAG
- a CDS encoding NPCBM/NEW2 domain-containing protein — translation MRRLAGALVTACTLTALCAVPVAAAESPPPAVSTPPLGWNSWNKFNCDITEQLIRETADAMVSSGMKAAGYQYVNIDDCWAEKNRTPDGKYAPHRTRFPSGIKALADYVHGKGLKLGIYTSAGTETCARTMPGSLDHEEVDARTFAEWGVDYLKYDNCHNQGRPALERYTKMGEALKKTGRPIVYALCEWGENKPWEWGKSAGAQLWRTTGDISDTWSSMTGLLDQQVGLEGYAGPGGWNDPDMLEVGNGGMTDTEYRSHFALWSLLNAPLLAGNDLRSMSEATKKILLNKDLLAVNQDWGGKQGHKVRDDGDTEVWAKPMSDGSNAVVLFNRGGAPATLSATAGEIGAPAASGYRVRDLWTGAETESAGTLRAGLPSHGSAVFRVWPSHQPNAAPHTTLSLTSPEYAAVDKPFTTTLRVFNDGRAPVRSGVVKLAVGAGWKPDGDTEARIPAVAPGKSWERTWSMRPSSPGGDRVEVSGRFGYRTSWGARSLSVDGSAPLVRPPAAGTNALSKAVFMTADNGYGPVERGTSNGESEAGDGRRMSIGGVTYDDGLGVHAPSKVRLYLGGGCASFTSSVGVDDEKAGGSVAFEVVGDGKRLANTGVLKRGQAAEKLSVPLSGVQVLDLVVTDGGDGADSDHADWADATLRC, via the coding sequence ATGCGTCGTCTCGCTGGCGCTCTCGTCACCGCCTGCACGCTCACCGCCCTCTGCGCCGTTCCGGTGGCGGCCGCCGAGAGCCCGCCACCGGCCGTCTCGACCCCTCCGTTGGGGTGGAACAGCTGGAACAAGTTCAACTGCGACATCACCGAGCAGCTGATCCGGGAGACCGCCGACGCCATGGTGTCGTCCGGGATGAAGGCCGCGGGCTACCAGTACGTCAACATCGACGACTGCTGGGCCGAGAAGAACCGCACCCCCGACGGGAAGTACGCACCACACCGGACCCGTTTCCCCAGCGGCATCAAGGCTTTGGCCGATTACGTGCACGGAAAGGGCCTGAAACTCGGCATCTACACCAGCGCCGGCACGGAAACCTGCGCGCGGACCATGCCCGGTTCGCTCGACCACGAGGAGGTCGACGCGCGGACGTTCGCGGAGTGGGGAGTCGACTACCTCAAGTACGACAACTGCCACAACCAGGGCCGCCCCGCGCTGGAGCGGTACACGAAAATGGGCGAGGCACTGAAGAAGACCGGCCGTCCGATCGTCTACGCCCTGTGCGAATGGGGCGAGAACAAGCCTTGGGAGTGGGGCAAGAGCGCGGGGGCCCAGTTGTGGCGCACCACCGGCGACATCAGCGACACCTGGTCGAGTATGACCGGCCTCCTCGACCAGCAGGTCGGCCTGGAAGGCTATGCCGGGCCGGGCGGTTGGAACGATCCGGACATGCTCGAAGTGGGCAACGGCGGCATGACCGACACGGAATACCGCTCCCACTTCGCGCTCTGGTCGTTGCTCAACGCCCCGCTGCTGGCGGGCAACGATCTGCGCTCGATGTCCGAAGCGACCAAGAAGATCCTGCTGAACAAGGATCTTCTCGCGGTCAACCAGGACTGGGGCGGCAAGCAGGGCCACAAGGTCCGCGACGACGGCGACACCGAAGTGTGGGCCAAGCCGATGTCCGACGGCTCGAACGCCGTCGTGCTCTTCAATCGCGGCGGCGCCCCGGCGACCCTGTCAGCCACCGCAGGCGAGATCGGCGCGCCCGCCGCGTCCGGCTACCGGGTCCGGGATCTGTGGACCGGCGCGGAGACCGAATCCGCCGGCACCTTGCGAGCCGGGCTGCCGAGCCACGGATCCGCGGTGTTCCGCGTCTGGCCGTCGCACCAGCCGAATGCCGCGCCGCATACGACGCTTTCCTTGACCTCGCCCGAATACGCGGCCGTCGACAAGCCGTTCACCACGACACTGCGGGTGTTCAACGACGGCCGGGCGCCGGTCCGGTCGGGCGTGGTGAAGCTGGCGGTCGGCGCGGGATGGAAGCCCGACGGTGACACCGAAGCACGCATTCCCGCTGTCGCGCCGGGGAAGTCGTGGGAACGGACCTGGTCCATGCGGCCGTCGTCCCCCGGTGGCGACCGGGTCGAGGTCTCCGGCCGGTTCGGCTACCGGACGTCCTGGGGTGCGCGGTCGTTGTCCGTGGACGGAAGCGCTCCCCTCGTGAGACCGCCCGCCGCCGGGACGAACGCGCTGTCCAAGGCGGTGTTCATGACGGCGGACAACGGCTATGGCCCGGTGGAACGCGGGACCAGCAATGGTGAATCGGAAGCAGGCGACGGACGCCGGATGAGCATCGGCGGGGTGACCTACGACGACGGGCTGGGCGTCCACGCGCCGTCGAAGGTCCGGCTCTACCTCGGCGGTGGCTGCGCGTCGTTCACCTCGTCCGTCGGAGTCGACGACGAGAAGGCCGGAGGCAGTGTGGCTTTCGAGGTCGTCGGCGACGGCAAGCGGCTGGCGAACACCGGTGTGCTCAAGCGCGGCCAGGCGGCCGAGAAGCTTTCCGTGCCGCTCAGCGGGGTTCAGGTGCTCGATCTGGTCGTCACGGACGGCGGTGACGGAGCCGACTCCGACCACGCGGACTGGGCGGACGCCACGCTGCGCTGCTAA